One part of the Terrimicrobium sacchariphilum genome encodes these proteins:
- a CDS encoding tagaturonate reductase gives MSSPLPKLNAATLDIPTNTRPERILQFGEGAFLRGFVDWMVHQLNKQALFDGSVVVVQPLANGLVDALNAQDGLFTHILRGVVDGKLVEETEVVGSIRRGINPFADFDAFLATARNPDLRFVVSNTTEAGIACHPDDRIDAQPPVSFPGKLTRLLLERFQAFGGTAESGLVILPCELIEFNGTNLRRCVLETAAKWELDAAMISWIETHVVFCNTLVDRIVTGYPREEAAEICAKLGYEDTLLNTSEVFHAWVIEGPASLAEELPLDKAGLNVIFTRDYKPYRDRKVRILNGAHTSTVLAAFLAGHDLVKECLDDPAFASFLRDALNEEIIPTLDLPRSDLDAFAAAVLERFANPFVKHPLLSISLNSTSKFTARVLPSLLTYLDRRGKLPARLVYSLAALVAFYRGTEIADGALIGTRAKDGAYPIKDSPEVLEFFRDVWTRPDTSAEAVTKAVLGHSALWNSKDLNDVPGLTKAVAADLEKILVQGAKAALP, from the coding sequence ATGTCCTCGCCCCTGCCCAAGCTGAACGCCGCCACCCTCGACATCCCAACCAACACCCGCCCGGAACGCATCCTGCAATTCGGCGAAGGCGCATTCCTCCGGGGATTCGTCGACTGGATGGTGCACCAGCTCAACAAGCAGGCGCTTTTCGACGGGTCGGTCGTGGTGGTTCAGCCGCTGGCCAATGGCCTCGTCGACGCGCTCAACGCGCAGGACGGGCTTTTCACCCACATCCTGCGCGGCGTGGTCGACGGAAAGCTGGTGGAGGAGACCGAGGTCGTCGGCTCCATCCGGCGCGGAATCAACCCTTTCGCGGACTTCGATGCCTTCCTCGCCACCGCCCGCAATCCTGACCTGCGCTTCGTCGTCTCGAACACCACCGAGGCCGGTATTGCCTGCCACCCAGATGACCGCATCGACGCGCAGCCGCCGGTCTCGTTTCCCGGCAAGCTGACCCGTCTGCTGCTGGAGCGTTTTCAGGCCTTTGGCGGCACGGCGGAAAGCGGGCTCGTCATCCTCCCCTGCGAACTGATCGAGTTCAACGGAACCAACCTCCGGCGCTGCGTGCTGGAGACCGCGGCTAAATGGGAACTCGATGCCGCCATGATTTCCTGGATCGAGACGCACGTCGTTTTCTGCAACACGCTCGTCGATCGCATCGTGACAGGTTACCCGCGCGAAGAAGCGGCGGAAATCTGCGCCAAGCTTGGCTACGAGGATACGCTGCTCAACACTTCGGAAGTCTTCCACGCCTGGGTGATCGAAGGTCCTGCCTCGCTGGCGGAGGAACTGCCGCTCGACAAGGCGGGCCTCAACGTCATTTTCACCCGGGACTACAAACCCTATCGGGATCGCAAAGTGCGCATCCTCAACGGCGCGCACACCTCCACCGTCCTCGCCGCCTTTCTCGCCGGGCATGACCTGGTAAAGGAGTGCCTCGACGATCCGGCGTTTGCCAGCTTCCTGCGCGATGCGCTCAACGAGGAGATCATCCCCACCCTCGACCTGCCACGCTCGGATCTCGATGCCTTCGCCGCCGCCGTGCTGGAGCGTTTTGCCAATCCCTTCGTCAAGCATCCGCTGCTCAGCATCTCGCTCAACTCCACGAGCAAGTTCACCGCCCGCGTGCTGCCCTCGCTGCTCACCTATCTCGACCGGCGGGGCAAGCTGCCCGCGCGGCTGGTCTATTCTCTGGCGGCTCTCGTCGCCTTCTATCGCGGCACCGAGATCGCGGACGGCGCGCTCATCGGTACTCGCGCCAAGGATGGAGCCTACCCGATCAAGGACAGCCCCGAGGTGCTGGAGTTCTTCCGCGATGTCTGGACGCGTCCCGACACCTCCGCCGAAGCCGTCACCAAGGCCGTCCTCGGCCACTCAGCGCTCTGGAACAGCAAGGATCTCAACGACGTTCCAGGGCTGACGAAAGCCGTGGCTGCCGATCTCGAAAAAATCCTCGTTCAAGGAGCAAAGGCTGCGTTGCCATAG
- a CDS encoding UxaA family hydrolase encodes MSAPVFLRIHPSDNVVVALRAAAQGDTYDGVPATEPIPAGHKLAIRPIAVGEPVIKYGYPIGVASEAIPAGVHVHSHNVRGNLAEKLSDLRYAEVAKPQHASRSESETQETFLGYRRPDGRAATRNEIWIVNTVGCVNIASEKIAAAAHAELATPGSGIDGVYTFSHPFGCSQLGDDLQHTQKVLAGLVRHPNAAAVLVLGLGCENNQMNDFLEVVGPQAAERIRWFNAQQVTDEIESGIEAVRELADYVRQFRREPIPVSELILGMKCGGSDGFSGITANPLVGRIADLHTSHGGTVLLTEVPEMFGAERMLLERTSDESVFNGVIDLVNDFRAYFQKHNEPIDENPSPGNKAGGITTLADKSLGCVQKGGQAPVRQVLPYGATANPGLGGLSLLQGPGNDGVSGTAMTIAGAHILLFTTGRGNPMGFPVPTVKISSNSDLATRKPHWIDFSAGPVADGTADFPELTEQLWRQIVAIASGEAHTRNETRGHREIAIWKDGVTL; translated from the coding sequence ATGTCCGCACCGGTCTTCCTGCGAATCCATCCGTCGGACAACGTCGTCGTCGCTCTGCGCGCTGCCGCGCAGGGCGACACCTACGACGGAGTCCCTGCCACCGAACCCATCCCGGCCGGTCACAAGCTCGCCATCCGCCCGATCGCGGTGGGCGAGCCGGTGATCAAGTACGGCTACCCGATCGGCGTCGCCTCGGAAGCCATTCCCGCCGGGGTCCATGTGCACAGCCACAACGTCCGGGGCAACCTGGCGGAAAAGCTCTCCGACCTGCGCTACGCTGAAGTCGCCAAGCCTCAGCACGCTTCCCGCTCGGAAAGCGAGACGCAGGAAACCTTCCTAGGATACCGACGACCCGATGGCCGCGCCGCGACCCGGAATGAAATCTGGATCGTCAACACGGTGGGATGCGTCAATATCGCCTCCGAGAAGATCGCGGCGGCCGCCCATGCGGAACTGGCGACGCCCGGCTCGGGCATCGACGGTGTTTACACCTTCAGCCATCCCTTTGGCTGCTCCCAGCTCGGCGACGACCTCCAGCACACCCAGAAGGTACTCGCGGGATTGGTCCGCCATCCCAATGCCGCCGCCGTCCTCGTGCTCGGTCTGGGATGCGAGAACAATCAGATGAACGACTTCCTGGAAGTCGTCGGTCCGCAGGCTGCCGAGCGCATCCGCTGGTTCAACGCCCAGCAGGTGACGGATGAGATCGAGTCCGGCATCGAGGCGGTGCGGGAGCTGGCCGACTATGTGCGCCAGTTCCGGCGCGAGCCGATTCCGGTTTCCGAGCTGATCCTGGGCATGAAGTGCGGCGGTTCCGATGGCTTCTCCGGCATCACGGCCAACCCGCTGGTGGGCCGCATCGCGGACCTCCATACGTCCCATGGCGGCACCGTGCTCCTCACCGAGGTGCCCGAGATGTTCGGCGCGGAGCGGATGCTGCTCGAGCGCACCAGCGACGAAAGCGTCTTCAATGGCGTCATCGACCTGGTCAATGATTTCCGCGCCTATTTCCAGAAGCACAACGAGCCCATCGATGAAAACCCGTCCCCGGGCAACAAGGCGGGCGGCATCACCACACTGGCCGACAAATCCCTCGGCTGTGTGCAAAAGGGCGGACAGGCCCCGGTGCGCCAGGTGCTTCCTTACGGAGCCACGGCGAATCCCGGACTCGGCGGCCTTTCCCTGCTCCAGGGTCCTGGCAACGACGGAGTCTCCGGCACGGCCATGACCATCGCCGGAGCGCACATCCTGCTTTTCACCACAGGCCGAGGCAACCCGATGGGCTTCCCGGTCCCGACGGTGAAAATCTCCAGCAACTCCGACCTCGCCACACGCAAGCCGCACTGGATCGACTTCAGCGCCGGTCCCGTGGCCGACGGCACGGCTGACTTTCCCGAGCTCACCGAGCAACTCTGGCGACAGATTGTGGCCATCGCCTCGGGCGAAGCCCATACCCGCAACGAAACCCGCGGCCACCGCGAAATCGCCATCTGGAAAGACGGCGTGACTCTCTAG
- a CDS encoding sugar kinase → MSLPLKPAKSTVFDQVSLGEVMLRLDPGEGRVRTARSFTAWEGGGEYNTSRGLRKCFGYKTAVCTAFVDNEVGHLVEDFIMQGGVATDFIKWRDDDGIGRTVRNGLNFTERGYGIRGAVGVPDRGNTAASQLKPGDFDWDYIFGTLGSRWFHTGGIFAALSSTTAELTIEAVKAAKKHGVIVSYDLNYRPSLWKSIGGLAKAQEVNREIAKYVDVMIGNEEDFTASLGFEVKGADHNLSKIEIDAFKAMIETAVAEFPNFKVAATTLRRVITATKNDWSAILWHDGQFHESRKYPELEILDRVGGGDSFASGLQFGFMEFNDPQLAVDYGAAHGAFASTTPGDTSMATRKEVEKLMKGGGARVVR, encoded by the coding sequence ATGAGCCTTCCTCTCAAACCTGCAAAGTCTACGGTATTCGACCAAGTTTCCCTGGGTGAAGTCATGCTTCGCCTCGATCCCGGCGAAGGACGCGTGCGCACCGCCCGTTCCTTCACCGCCTGGGAGGGCGGCGGCGAATACAACACCTCGCGCGGCTTGCGCAAGTGCTTCGGCTACAAGACGGCCGTCTGCACGGCCTTCGTCGACAACGAAGTCGGCCACCTCGTCGAGGACTTCATCATGCAAGGCGGCGTCGCCACCGATTTCATCAAGTGGCGCGATGACGACGGCATCGGCCGCACTGTCCGCAATGGCCTGAACTTCACCGAGCGCGGCTATGGCATTCGCGGCGCGGTGGGCGTGCCGGATCGCGGCAACACGGCCGCCTCGCAGCTCAAGCCCGGTGACTTCGACTGGGACTACATCTTTGGCACACTCGGCTCCCGCTGGTTCCACACGGGCGGCATCTTTGCCGCGCTCTCGTCCACCACGGCTGAGCTGACCATCGAGGCGGTGAAGGCCGCCAAGAAGCATGGGGTGATCGTTTCCTACGATCTCAACTACCGTCCGTCGCTCTGGAAGTCGATCGGCGGCCTCGCCAAGGCCCAGGAGGTCAACCGCGAGATCGCAAAGTACGTCGACGTGATGATCGGCAACGAAGAGGACTTCACGGCCTCCCTCGGCTTTGAGGTAAAGGGCGCGGACCACAACCTCTCCAAGATCGAGATCGACGCCTTCAAGGCCATGATCGAGACGGCGGTGGCGGAGTTCCCGAACTTCAAGGTCGCTGCCACCACGCTGCGCCGCGTCATCACCGCCACGAAGAACGACTGGTCGGCCATCCTCTGGCACGATGGACAGTTCCACGAAAGCCGCAAGTACCCGGAGCTGGAAATCCTCGACCGCGTCGGCGGCGGCGACTCCTTCGCCTCGGGCCTGCAGTTTGGCTTCATGGAGTTCAACGACCCGCAGCTCGCGGTCGACTACGGCGCGGCCCATGGCGCGTTTGCCTCGACCACCCCGGGCGATACCTCGATGGCAACCCGCAAGGAAGTCGAGAAGCTCATGAAGGGCGGCGGAGCCCGCGTGGTGCGCTAA